The genomic region tataactacCCGAGAGCGACTAAGCCACCTAGTTTttaactacctatagactagataccGAATAAGAATGCTAtaggtatacgtatagcgcgCTAACTAGTAAAAGTAGTAATGACTCTAATACCGGTAGAACGAGGCCTCCGggcttataagaaagagagcgatACGTATAGTCCAATAGATAATAAGGTGTTTACGAAGGTAATAGGAGATGTAATAGATACGAACGATATAAGAGGAGAGGAGAGTACTCCGGAGCGTACTCTAAGAGGgggggggtagtattaccgtaccggcgtatatttacttaaacccgcgggtacgtacctagacctcgcGCCCGCTGACTAATCCGACTCgcggcttagcgcccgtatataactctcgcgccctccgcgcctcccttagatagaacatctattcgacttataccttacccgactacgtacttatacctacttataacaCGTAGCTATACCTTTAGTACCCCTAGTACTATTTATAACTACGAGAACGGTACGGTTACTATCCTCTTAAGTAGTTAGCGATACTACGCTATTAGTAGGTTTATCGCTGATATTTATAcccctactaatagtactaatAAAGTGCGCATTACGTATCTTTTTAGTAACCTTCGGTAGTACTAGGCCCTCTTTTATAGGCTATTAGTAAATGATAGGTAACTTAAGTAGTATAACTCTCTTAAAGAAAGGGATTATACTAGTAGAGCGGTATAGGTCTATTAATTTAGTAtcgttatactatattgaattactacgtctataCTACTAGAGTCCGGCTatttctatatatatataagagATAACGTTTATATAAGAGCCTAGGTAGTAAGCTATATCTAGTAAGGTGAATAAATGGCCCCTAATTAATATATAAACACGCCCTAATGCTATAATTAGAAAGGTAGTTATTCTTGCCTAGATTTCTAAGGTAGTAAGGCGCTCTATAATAAACTCTATACCCTCCTAGCTATAATAATTGATTATATAAGTGTCTAAACAGTTATTATACACCTAGTAATCCCTAAAGTTAACGCTCAACTTACTAATTAAGCTAGAAAGAACAGTAAGGCTAATAAAGCCCTTATTGCTTAGTAATACCTTCTTCGTATTAGTAATAGCCTTGTTACGTTCCTAGTCCTTACGATTGTTACGATTTAATACGCTAAGTAGACGCTCGCCGTCGTCGCTTAAGTAGTAGTTAATAAAGTTCCTCTAgtacttcttctactactctaAGCGCTAATCCTTTACTAGGCGCTTATTAGGGTTGATCatatagtataagaataggcccttataataggtgtccTTAGGCTCGCCGGTAATATTCTAGTAGCCGCTTAGCCTATTATTATCCTTATCTTTGTTCTTATTGCCGCGGCTACTACTACGACCCTTAttactacggctattactacggttattACTACGGCTACTACTACGGTTACCCTCCTTTTAACTAGTACCTATAGATACTGTTTCATCCTCTACTAATGTTTCTCCGGAGAAGGTTATAAAGACTAATCGAACGTTAGTTATTACTAGTACGGTATCGCGTATCTATTCGAGGTAACGCTTAGTAAGCTTTTATAGTAACATTTTGTTCCGCTTCTACTCGTTATATAGAGAAGTACCGTAGGCTAGAGCCTACTTCTACTAAATAGTAAGTAGGAAGTGTCTACTAAGGTCGTCGTACTCGGCGtagttatacttaagtatcttaGTCTATAAAACTAACTAGTCTAAGTACTAGTTATTAGTTCTACGTACGCTAGCCTTCTAACgcctagatagcttaagCGTAAGCTACCgcttacgtagtatattATCTAGACTATACAAATTCTTAAGAGCCTAGTATTTCGCTCTAAGGGTATTCTAGCCGTATATTAGCTCTTACCCTAGCTCTATTGTCGTACGGataaggtaggtaataaGCTTTAATTACGTAATAGTAAAGATGTTGTATATCCGTTACTTTCGGTCTACGTCTATTTATCGTAGCTTAATAAGGTCTCTTAATATAGCGTCTCCTACCGTATACGCTTATTAGATTTCCTTAAACATTAAGTAAGTAGGCTCTATTAGCTCGTTACTTAGTTAGTAAGGATCTATATACTTCTAGATATTTAAAGACTCTacgtagagctctagctaacGGTCAAACTTGTCCTATTAGTTATAGCTCTTTAGAACTACGGTACTCTAAGGTAGTACTAGTAGTTACCGGGGTCTCGGTAGTAGCTATAACTATAAAATAGattataggctagtaaaagTTCTACGCGggtttactaggcctagggggTACTACTATTCTAGTTATAGCAGTAGTGCTATTACGATATAAACTCTACTTTAGGGCTTCCTTATCGTAGTAAATATTAGTAAGCGATAACCGGGCTTATAACTATTACGTTAGAAGTATAGGAAGTAATTGTACGTActtatatagggtgttttCAAAGTAGGTTATGTATTATatatgtctatctagaatagacaagtgttgctcttaaagaggctataggtaactaattagttacctaattcttagcgtgCGTGGCCTTAAGTTTTAATGATAGGATGTTACTtatatatacgctcggatcgcgacacTACTATctataacgtgctttactaccgagcgggctgtactactaagcgggctacttttgctaagaactatactacttctactttaattacgacggtatcttaatacgacgacatcctatagaaccGTTACTAGGAGAataattcctctttagattcttcgctatatagcgagtctacttaataggtacgtacgttatgccctgactcgctatatcgcttatagcgtcgtagccttagtactagccgaacactatctagcgactctctactcacttcctacctcctagtatcctctagaggtattaattacgacgccttatcgaaggttagagaccctctagactgaatgtacttgcgctttcgtgctttccgctatataagggcctcgttagacttacgtagcttactaatctcgctttatataagagctatctaatacgctatctctctactccctctctattgccctattaaacgaccttcctctttctactacgcctttctaaatccgtaacgacgctctaagacgtaatgatACCTATTATGaaccctgtctcgtcgaagttataggtgtcctagttaaggatgctatacttctcctttatattacgtataagtaagaactacttctcgataacgtctagatcttctattagggctcgctaacgatcgtatctacgtgttatacaaacctttagctcacgatgctgcctaataaacctgtctgtccaattgagactagcgggcttaagacccttctcttatagcaATAAATTGGCCATTACTCGTacactagcctttaatagcgggaaacctctaagatctagctcgagtatgtacttaagtatcaccctctcttctagctctataagcttcttcgaattaggctcgtagtcaccccgaggaggtcgtctattcaatcgataccctagtatagttcgagacgcgtcgtatacctttatagcaagtcgattcgtgattgtcgcgtcgcgtttcgtagcctagacagctaaggtcagtttggcctcgtttgaagacaatatacgctataatagtggttgtatagctatatctatagaagtagtacagttcttagcaaaagtggcccgctcggtagtgtagcccgctcggtagtgaAGCACGTTATTGCTAAGGCGGAGCACTACCTACTATATACGCAATCTATATTCACCTTCGTACGCTATATATATACTTCTAAGGCAACGCAATTAGTATTCGAATGCCTGTAATTATCGCTCGGCAGCCCCTACACTTAGCCGCCTATCGTGGCCCTACGCAAGCTCCGGGACGACGGCGACTTCGTTTCGGGTGCCTTCGCTCAATAAAGTAAACACTCGTCAAGACACAGCATGCGACTGCTCATCCGGAGCTGGCTTCACAGCTATTGTGGCAATAGAGGGTATAACAGTAGGAAACGCGTCGAACCAGCATTACAACTCCTCAAGCCATCTTCGTAATCTCAGAGTGCTCCGCTGCCAGCCCATCCTTATGCTGCGACACCACACTCCCATCCAGCGTCTCGCCAAAGACATCGACCTCCGTAGAAGCGAACTTGCGCGCAGACACCCTGCGCTCGAATAACAGATCCATTTCCGCGAAAGTCCTGCCCTTCGGCTCTGGTACACGGAAGTATGTATAAATACAGCATAAGAAGGCCAGCCCGGCCCAGAAGAACCCAGCGAACGAGCCCCAGTCCCAAGCTGTCGGGTTGATCATGTAAGGCGTAATAGTCGAGCAAATGATAGCAGCGACGATGTAGAGGTTGCGACCTAGCACTACCGTCTTGATCTGCAGGCGACGGGAGGAGATCTCGGCCACGAGGGAGTAGCATACTGTCCCGACAGTGAGCTGGTAGGTGAGAGCCCAGATGATCATGATGCTTCCAGTCGCGAGTCCAGCAGTGTCTCTATCGTCGACAAGGCCCATGAATCCGATGATGAGCAGGAGAAGGGTAAGACCGCACAGACCGTATAGGTACAGCGTCCGGCGACCGAAACCGAGAGACATGAGGCCCCAGGCCCCGAAGACACCGACCATGTTGATAGCGTACTGGCCCATGGCGAAGTCGTAGGAGTTTTCGGGACTGACGCCGGCTTGTTGGAGGAAGTATGTTGAGTAGTTGGAGAAGGAGTTGCCTGCGAGATTCTGGATCGCCCAGCACATACAGACGATTTCTGTGCGGCGGAGATCGGCGCCTTTGAAGCAATCGAGGTAGGATGCGCCGGAGGTGGTGGACATTTCGAGTTGGGTCGTGTGTGCCATCATGGCGATGGTTTCGTCTGCGTTGAAGTCGGTCTCGCGGTTCGTGGATGTGAGACGTAGGAGAGACTTCTTTGCGTCCTCAAGGCGTCCCTTTCTGACGAGCCACCTGTGGTTGTTAGAAACATTCAATGAATGCCATCAGTGTCTAACATACCATGGGCTTTCCGGAGCGAAGGCAACTCCAATGATGAGAGGTACAGGCCACATCCACTGCAGGGCGTATGGGATGCGGTAAGCCCATTGATCTGTGCGATTGAACTGGGACCGGATGACGCCAATTGCGATCAATTGGCCCAGTCCCCAACAGCAGTTGACATAAGTGGTCAGGTATCCTCGCAGTGCGATCGGGCATACTTCCGAAGCGTAGGTGATGGTGATGGTCTGGAACACTCCCCATGGCATGCCTGGTCGAAGGTCAGTGTCTATCGTCCTACAAAGACGGCGTGGAATGCATCGCTCCATACTGACCGCACAAGATCTCGCCAATCAGGAGTGTCTCAATGTTTGGCGCAGTGAAGAAGATTGTAATGAACGCAATGATGAGTGCAAGACACGTCATCACGGTCTTGCGGTATCCAAATCGTTCAGATGCCCCTGCAGAAAAGGGTCAGTTTATGTACTCATGAGTCAGTCCTGGGATAAATGCGCACATCCATTGATAAAGAGACCAATGAACTGGCCCACAAGAGCACCATTCGAAAGCCCAGCTTGCCACGGCGCCGACACCTTCGCACAAACATCAGCATCCAATCCACCTGACCAAATGTCTCGCCACCCACCTGATAAGGCGTCTCCGGATCCCCCGTCGGCTCGCCATACTTCTCATTAAACGGCGCAAAGCCATAAAAGTTATTGACCAAAGCGAGCTGATACCCCTCCATCGCAATACAGGTAGAGATCAAAACACTCCACGCAATCGCCTTGGGATAAAGTCTGACACCCTGGAGAAGTGTCATCTTCTGCTCCTCATCGGAGGCCTTCTTCGCATCGAGGACAGTCTGCCGTTTCGATTCCGTCATGTTAAGATCGTCGCCGTGGGACAGGTGGAGAGGACGTCCAGCTGCCTCGACTTCTGCTTTCTTCTCGCGGATGACGGAGGCCTGGCGGGGGTCTGCCATGTTGACTGTCGTGGCTTTGGCAGCTTACAATACGCGAGGTGAAGTGAGGTCGAGAAACAACGAGAGCTCCAGAAAAGGTTGCAGAGCTTTTAGCATTCCACGCTAGGGTGCCACGAGACCGCTCGCGTACGCCACGAGGGTGCACGATGCCGATGCTAGGAAAGTAACCGCGCTTCAAGTACATGGATGGAACAATCCATCCCCCGCTCTGCTGGCGGCATGACCATATCTGGTACCTGTGATTGGAGCAGCGGCATCTCATGGAATAAGTATGCACCCTAGCGCTAACATGTACTCCGCACTTCCCCAGATGGGGAAACGAGGCGGGCACAAGTACCTCCAGCACCGAGAGCAGAGGCCGATGGGACTTGGCTTGAGATGTGATTGGAGGAGAGAGACTGGGCTAGATCTGAAGCAGAAAGCCGGAGCTGGGATTCGGGCTGGGTATAGCGATGGCAAGGCCGAGACTTCACGACAGTCGCCTACTATATGTACCTCTGGAAAAATTGTGCTGCGAGGCGGCGGAGCCAAGCCTCGTATCTGTGCGCCGAAGGCACTCTCACTGTCGCTGGCCTTCCTGTTGTTGACCGCACTGTCGTTGGCCTTACTATCGCCGCCCTTCGCATGTCGCTGCCTTTCGttaagcgtagcgaccgagcgctagccacaccggagtacgagcttgcgagtacgtaggtaaggcgtcagcgagggagtgaagctctataccagccctcaactagccttggcgcccgctctgattggtcaactttcaagttttagggtcacgtgacccacTGCACTGTGCCTATTAGCGAACTCGCAAATATATACTCGTCGCTAACGCCTATATCGTCGTATAATAAGTGCTATACgtcgggtagcggtagcgtaGATCGTACGCTactttatagtctagaagggTTAGTAGAGAGCTCTACTCTACTACGCTTACCTTTAGAGGTTTATAACCGCTAATAGTACATTTTTCTAGTAAGGACGAAGATTATCTTACGAGATTTAGGATATATAACTAAGACTCCTATTTAAGTCTAGCGTTAAATTTCTAGAGCCTAAGATAGTATAGGCCTACTACGTTAATATACGACTTCTTATATAAATAACTCCCTATATCTCTACTACTAATACTACGTATTCGGTGTCCTAGagtctatataatatataagtcTTCCCCGTAACttataacgtactttactaccgggcgggctatactactaagcgggctacttttgctaagaactatactacttctactttaattacgacggtatcttaatacgacgacatcctatagaatcgttactaggagaataattcctctttagattcttcgctatatagcgagtctacttaataggtacgtacgttatgccccgacttgctatatcgcttatagcgtcgtagccttagtactagccgaacactatctagcgactctctactcacttcctacctcctagtatcctctagaggtattaattacgacgccttatcggaggttagagaccctctagactgaatatacttgcgctttcgtgctttccgctatataagggcctcggtcgacgacgagaattacctatacgtagtgtcggctacgaacctctcgtctagctacgagagagccaagtattctcacgctagagcgtcgtgcgcgcgacgggcgcgtaacgtaggcgaagccgcggcgaatagaggactactagcaaaacgggtataaaaactatccgacgagcgtgtactcgtgtcgggagcgagtccctcttctttctacgtataagaagggcgcggaaccgtggcctatacgctcgacaggacacctctagtataagtacagaatttttacctccggagaccgtaaaccgagcgggctaagcgacgaacattagacgagcggactatagaacaacaactgagcggactatataacggcgtcgagcggactacgaaacaatctagtgtttgctagcgggcaatacggtgggtaggtggacacataacgaagcctataagggcctattaaacacccggtataggaacgagggttttgcctaaggcactacctgtcccgctacacgacgcacctagtctaatatagtagattgcgacgagg from Fulvia fulva chromosome 10, complete sequence harbors:
- a CDS encoding Alpha-glucosides permease MPH2 — encoded protein: MADPRQASVIREKKAEVEAAGRPLHLSHGDDLNMTESKRQTVLDAKKASDEEQKMTLLQGVRLYPKAIAWSVLISTCIAMEGYQLALVNNFYGFAPFNEKYGEPTGDPETPYQVSAPWQAGLSNGALVGQFIGLFINGWASERFGYRKTVMTCLALIIAFITIFFTAPNIETLLIGEILCGMPWGVFQTITITYASEVCPIALRGYLTTYVNCCWGLGQLIAIGVIRSQFNRTDQWAYRIPYALQWMWPVPLIIGVAFAPESPWWLVRKGRLEDAKKSLLRLTSTNRETDFNADETIAMMAHTTQLEMSTTSGASYLDCFKGADLRRTEIVCMCWAIQNLAGNSFSNYSTYFLQQAGVSPENSYDFAMGQYAINMVGVFGAWGLMSLGFGRRTLYLYGLCGLTLLLLIIGFMGLVDDRDTAGLATGSIMIIWALTYQLTVGTVCYSLVAEISSRRLQIKTVVLGRNLYIVAAIICSTITPYMINPTAWDWGSFAGFFWAGLAFLCCIYTYFRVPEPKGRTFAEMDLLFERRVSARKFASTEVDVFGETLDGSVVSQHKDGLAAEHSEITKMA